Proteins from a single region of Mytilus trossulus isolate FHL-02 chromosome 2, PNRI_Mtr1.1.1.hap1, whole genome shotgun sequence:
- the LOC134705251 gene encoding uncharacterized oxidoreductase TM_0325-like isoform X2: protein MASLQDKVTIITGASSGIGESTALLFAESKAKVVLAARNVENLEKVASLCQSKGLSKNDINNAGRGNMGNVMATSATTLDDTMNTNFKSSYNLSRLCVPHLIKTQGSIVNVSSLLGQRAGPHISAYCIAKAALDMFTHLLALGIICVT, encoded by the exons ATGGCGTCTTTACAGGACAAAGTCACCATAATAACAG GTGCAAGTTCGGGTATTGGAGAATCGACTGCATTACTGTTTGCTGAGAGCAAAGCAAAGGTAGTTCTAGCAGCTAGAAATGTCGAGAACCTTGAGAAAGTAGCATCCTTGTGTCAATCTAAAGGATTATCGAAAAATGAT ATCAATAATGCAGGTAGAGGAAATATGGGTAATGTTATGGCGACATCAGCAACTACTCTAGACGATACAATGAACACCAACTTCAAATCGAGTTATAATTTGTCTAGGTTGTGTGTTCCACATCTTATTAAAACTCAAG GATCCATCGTGAATGTTTCTAGTCTATTAGGACAACGTGCA ggTCCCCATATTTCTGCTTATTGCATTGCTAAAGCTGCTTTGGATATGTTCACACACTTGTTAGCCTTAGGTATCATATGTGTTACGTAA
- the LOC134705251 gene encoding dehydrogenase/reductase SDR family member 7-like isoform X1 produces MASLQDKVTIITGASSGIGESTALLFAESKAKVVLAARNVENLEKVASLCQSKGLSKNDILVIPCDVTNEENLKTLVDETVKKFGRIDVLINNAGRGNMGNVMATSATTLDDTMNTNFKSSYNLSRLCVPHLIKTQGSIVNVSSLLGQRAGPHISAYCIAKAALDMFTHLLALGIICVT; encoded by the exons ATGGCGTCTTTACAGGACAAAGTCACCATAATAACAG GTGCAAGTTCGGGTATTGGAGAATCGACTGCATTACTGTTTGCTGAGAGCAAAGCAAAGGTAGTTCTAGCAGCTAGAAATGTCGAGAACCTTGAGAAAGTAGCATCCTTGTGTCAATCTAAAGGATTATCGAAAAATGAT atattgGTTATTCCTTGCGACGTCACTAATGAAGAAAATTTGAAGACATTAGTCGATGAGACCGTAAAGAAATTTGGAAGAATTGATGTTCTT ATCAATAATGCAGGTAGAGGAAATATGGGTAATGTTATGGCGACATCAGCAACTACTCTAGACGATACAATGAACACCAACTTCAAATCGAGTTATAATTTGTCTAGGTTGTGTGTTCCACATCTTATTAAAACTCAAG GATCCATCGTGAATGTTTCTAGTCTATTAGGACAACGTGCA ggTCCCCATATTTCTGCTTATTGCATTGCTAAAGCTGCTTTGGATATGTTCACACACTTGTTAGCCTTAGGTATCATATGTGTTACGTAA